Proteins found in one Geomonas subterranea genomic segment:
- a CDS encoding YfhO family protein, translating into MTDRKKELLFQGALLALLIVLFSKILFTDKIIRAPDIINEFYWGVKSLGSLPFWKLFDINLSSAGWDMYINSGFTNEGGGAAGQFLFTQKLIFWLFPPPASVAWYILFHLFVGAAGTYWFCRTIGCGQLGSFLAGLVFAIAPENASLINAGHVMKIATISITPWAFFFLEKGFRSRRVIFFLSAAFILAVQFFHGHWQVAYYTCLAIGVYGIARSLCIVLADEGGKKEFGRLLALNLTLLVFFLTTVAMSLVPLANWSKETNRGVNSGANVTASAGQSEAKGGLAREEAMSWSMPPEETAAFIIPGMFGFSRQEAGPNPSNIGAYYWGRMNFTQTVSYMGLLPWLLLPLPLIFRRDRYTWLAFSAVVVGIFFSMGKYTPFYNLLFDYFPGINRFRVPKMIMFIPVLGLGVLSALAIDLLLDPAVRASRAFKGYLIGVVALPVLLLVLVGVEVTTGNFWVNKFIDIIAQPTRYEPQSEKLVLQRWNNLVNETWIAAGLAAIFAVVFALYQRGKLTAKLLPFVLIGLFLVDTGRVNSKFLFLVDEPHKATAAQSPEIAFLAKQPKEFRTLPMAGDPMPYAAAGIPVMFTSNAVQQRRWQEFLDNFNLGSSMPDIMNVRYLVVTREQYEQDKGAYSTKYRTVFVSPNGALMILENQAVLPKAWLAPVAVQVPNPADALGALQNPQFDPRVIALVESAPPIPMAGPGAALPPVGPGQVRINKYEAEKIDLEAAVTMNSMLVMGEKYYKGWKATVDGKLTEIYPVNHVLRGIYLTPGVHKVEFVFDPTPFKIGKYLTLISFAIFALFLGREFWLARRAKGAGA; encoded by the coding sequence ATGACAGATCGTAAGAAGGAATTGCTGTTTCAGGGCGCACTGCTCGCGCTGCTTATCGTTCTTTTTTCCAAGATCCTTTTCACCGACAAGATCATTCGCGCCCCGGACATCATCAACGAGTTCTACTGGGGGGTGAAAAGCCTCGGTTCGCTGCCGTTTTGGAAGCTCTTCGACATAAACCTCTCCAGCGCCGGCTGGGACATGTACATCAACTCCGGCTTTACCAACGAAGGCGGCGGGGCTGCCGGGCAGTTCCTGTTCACGCAGAAGCTGATATTCTGGCTCTTCCCCCCCCCGGCCAGCGTGGCGTGGTACATCCTCTTCCACCTTTTCGTCGGCGCTGCCGGCACCTATTGGTTTTGCCGTACCATCGGCTGTGGGCAATTGGGATCGTTCCTGGCCGGGCTCGTGTTCGCCATCGCTCCTGAGAATGCCTCGCTGATCAACGCCGGGCACGTCATGAAGATCGCCACCATCTCCATTACCCCCTGGGCCTTCTTCTTCCTGGAGAAAGGGTTCAGGTCGCGGCGGGTGATTTTTTTCCTCAGCGCGGCGTTCATCCTCGCGGTGCAATTTTTCCATGGACACTGGCAGGTCGCCTACTATACCTGCCTTGCCATCGGGGTCTACGGCATCGCCCGCTCCTTGTGCATCGTGTTGGCCGACGAGGGAGGGAAGAAGGAGTTCGGGCGCCTGCTGGCCTTGAACCTGACCTTGCTGGTCTTCTTCCTCACCACCGTCGCCATGTCGCTGGTTCCCCTGGCCAACTGGTCCAAGGAGACCAACCGCGGAGTGAACAGCGGGGCGAATGTCACCGCGTCCGCCGGGCAGAGCGAGGCGAAGGGGGGGCTTGCACGCGAGGAGGCGATGTCGTGGTCGATGCCCCCGGAGGAGACGGCAGCCTTCATCATCCCGGGAATGTTCGGATTCTCGCGCCAGGAGGCCGGGCCGAACCCGAGCAACATCGGCGCCTACTACTGGGGGCGCATGAACTTCACCCAGACGGTGAGCTACATGGGGCTGCTCCCCTGGCTCTTGCTTCCGCTGCCGCTTATCTTCCGGCGGGACCGCTACACCTGGCTCGCTTTCTCGGCGGTCGTGGTGGGAATCTTCTTCTCCATGGGGAAATACACCCCGTTCTACAACCTGCTCTTTGACTACTTCCCGGGGATCAATCGTTTCCGGGTGCCCAAGATGATCATGTTCATCCCGGTCCTGGGACTGGGTGTTCTGTCCGCCCTCGCCATCGACCTTCTGCTCGATCCTGCCGTCCGTGCCAGCCGCGCCTTCAAGGGATACCTCATCGGCGTGGTGGCGCTTCCGGTGCTGCTGCTGGTGCTGGTCGGCGTCGAGGTGACAACCGGCAACTTCTGGGTGAACAAGTTCATCGACATCATCGCCCAGCCGACCCGCTACGAACCGCAAAGCGAGAAGCTCGTGCTGCAGCGCTGGAACAACCTGGTGAACGAGACCTGGATCGCCGCCGGTCTTGCCGCCATCTTCGCAGTTGTCTTCGCCCTGTACCAGCGCGGCAAGTTGACGGCGAAGCTGCTCCCATTCGTGCTCATCGGCCTGTTCCTGGTCGATACCGGCCGGGTGAATTCCAAGTTCCTGTTCCTGGTGGATGAGCCGCACAAGGCGACGGCGGCGCAGTCCCCGGAGATTGCCTTCCTGGCGAAGCAGCCCAAGGAGTTCCGCACGCTTCCCATGGCGGGTGACCCCATGCCCTACGCCGCCGCCGGGATTCCGGTGATGTTCACATCGAACGCGGTGCAGCAGCGGCGCTGGCAGGAGTTCCTGGACAACTTCAACCTCGGCTCCAGCATGCCCGACATCATGAACGTCCGGTACCTCGTGGTTACCCGGGAGCAGTACGAGCAGGACAAGGGGGCCTATTCCACCAAGTACCGCACCGTTTTCGTCTCTCCCAACGGGGCGCTCATGATTCTGGAGAACCAGGCCGTGCTGCCAAAGGCGTGGCTCGCCCCGGTGGCGGTCCAGGTCCCGAACCCGGCCGATGCGCTGGGCGCCCTGCAGAACCCGCAGTTCGACCCCAGGGTGATCGCGCTGGTTGAATCCGCGCCCCCCATTCCGATGGCCGGCCCCGGGGCCGCTCTCCCGCCGGTCGGGCCGGGGCAGGTGCGCATCAACAAGTACGAGGCGGAAAAGATAGATCTCGAAGCCGCGGTGACGATGAATTCGATGCTGGTGATGGGCGAGAAGTACTACAAGGGGTGGAAGGCGACGGTGGACGGCAAGTTGACCGAGATCTATCCGGTGAACCACGTGCTGCGCGGCATCTACCTGACCCCGGGCGTGCACAAGGTCGAGTTCGTCTTCGACCCGACGCCGTTCAAGATCGGCAAGTATCTCACCCTGATCTCCTTCGCCATCTTCGCCCTCTTCCTCGGCCGCGAGTTCTGGCTGGCGCGCCGTGCAAAAGGGGCAGGAGCTTAA
- a CDS encoding tRNA1(Val) (adenine(37)-N6)-methyltransferase, with protein MPNLNSDLETLDELSGYDLRIIQPRHGYRFSVDPLLLADFAGVRDGDSCADLGTGCGVIALLLARLAQNSSVTAIEFQQVMADIANRNVALNGLSERVQVVEDDVISLKTRFPVDSFDLVVSNPPYRRPGTGKISPRAGRDEARHETSATLADFLAAAKYLVKPSGRICLIYHTCRLAELMAQAALQKLAPLRLRMVHGNSSMDARMFMIELAKGRTGELKVEPPLLVRGECGGYSEEKLRIYRKQGLGAGD; from the coding sequence ATGCCTAACCTCAATTCTGACCTGGAAACCCTGGACGAGTTGTCCGGGTATGACTTGCGCATCATCCAGCCGCGGCACGGGTACCGGTTCTCGGTGGATCCGCTGCTTTTGGCGGACTTCGCCGGGGTGCGGGACGGTGACTCCTGCGCGGACCTTGGCACCGGCTGCGGCGTCATCGCGCTTCTCCTGGCGCGCCTGGCACAAAACTCGTCGGTTACGGCAATCGAGTTCCAGCAGGTCATGGCGGACATCGCTAACCGCAACGTGGCGCTGAACGGCCTCTCGGAGCGGGTCCAAGTCGTCGAGGACGATGTCATCTCGCTGAAGACACGCTTTCCCGTGGACAGCTTCGACCTGGTGGTCTCCAATCCCCCCTACCGCCGCCCCGGTACGGGAAAGATCAGCCCCCGCGCTGGACGCGACGAGGCCCGCCACGAAACAAGCGCGACGCTGGCGGATTTCCTGGCGGCGGCGAAGTACCTGGTGAAACCTTCCGGCCGCATCTGCCTCATCTATCACACCTGCCGGCTGGCGGAGCTGATGGCGCAGGCCGCCCTGCAGAAACTCGCGCCGCTCAGGCTGCGCATGGTGCACGGCAATAGCTCAATGGACGCCCGCATGTTCATGATCGAATTGGCGAAGGGGAGAACGGGAGAGCTGAAGGTGGAGCCGCCATTGCTGGTCAGGGGGGAATGCGGTGGTTACTCGGAGGAAAAACTAAGAATCTACAGAAAGCAGGGGCTAGGGGCTGGGGACTAG
- a CDS encoding DUF721 domain-containing protein codes for MKANKRPKMKRPAPVTDLLSALLRGTPAELRLKEGRIWEVWDEAVGDKIASHAQPATFREGTLTLHVDSSPWLQQLNYLKKDLIAKVNEALDEELVKELQLKGGKVRKPSAAGITKPARRELTAEEQAWAKEQAESAADPELRAIFESLIRKDREHRG; via the coding sequence TTGAAGGCGAATAAACGTCCCAAGATGAAAAGGCCGGCGCCGGTCACCGACCTCCTGAGCGCCCTTTTGCGCGGCACCCCGGCCGAGTTGAGGCTCAAGGAGGGGCGGATCTGGGAAGTCTGGGACGAGGCCGTCGGGGACAAGATCGCCTCCCATGCCCAGCCCGCCACCTTCCGCGAAGGCACCCTCACCCTTCACGTCGACAGTTCCCCCTGGTTGCAGCAGCTCAACTACCTGAAAAAAGACCTGATCGCCAAGGTGAACGAGGCCCTGGATGAAGAACTGGTAAAGGAGCTGCAGCTTAAAGGCGGCAAGGTCAGAAAGCCCTCCGCCGCGGGGATCACGAAACCCGCCAGGCGCGAGCTAACTGCGGAGGAGCAGGCCTGGGCCAAAGAGCAGGCCGAATCCGCCGCCGACCCCGAACTGCGCGCCATCTTCGAGAGCCTGATTCGCAAAGACCGGGAACATAGGGGCTAG
- a CDS encoding DUF3343 domain-containing protein: MIKDGDFVAIFNSIHRVMEAERLLKDKQLKILLIPAPRALAADCGLAIRYAEDVRGEVEEALAAAGLLPRELYRKNGDSFVKIGEDE; this comes from the coding sequence GTGATAAAAGACGGAGATTTCGTGGCCATCTTCAATTCCATCCACCGCGTGATGGAGGCGGAGCGGCTGCTCAAGGATAAGCAGCTCAAAATACTGCTCATTCCGGCGCCGCGCGCCCTTGCGGCCGATTGCGGGCTTGCGATCAGGTACGCGGAGGATGTAAGGGGCGAGGTGGAGGAGGCGCTCGCCGCCGCCGGGCTGCTGCCGCGCGAGCTGTACAGAAAAAACGGAGATAGCTTCGTGAAAATAGGAGAAGACGAATGA
- the yedF gene encoding sulfurtransferase-like selenium metabolism protein YedF has translation MNKLDVRGMACPLPVVQVKRALESAQGELHVLLDDGAPRENVKRFAQGRGYQVHEEQLEDGFAFTITGPGATAAREATPAPAVAAGPTVMLIGSDRMGDGPEELGRLLMKNFIMTLLDMSELPDRIFFVNTGVLLAAEGSEVVETLNELGNRGVEVLSCGICLDFFKKKETLAAGGVTNMFTIAETMLAARSVVRL, from the coding sequence ATGAACAAGCTTGACGTGAGGGGGATGGCCTGCCCGCTGCCGGTAGTGCAGGTGAAGAGGGCGCTCGAATCGGCGCAGGGGGAACTGCACGTACTTCTTGACGACGGCGCGCCGCGCGAGAACGTGAAGCGCTTCGCACAGGGGCGGGGCTACCAGGTGCACGAGGAGCAGTTGGAAGACGGCTTTGCCTTCACCATCACCGGCCCCGGCGCCACGGCTGCGCGTGAGGCGACGCCCGCCCCCGCCGTTGCCGCCGGCCCGACCGTGATGCTGATCGGCTCCGACCGGATGGGGGATGGTCCAGAGGAACTCGGGCGCCTTTTGATGAAGAACTTCATCATGACCCTCCTGGACATGAGCGAACTCCCGGACCGGATCTTCTTCGTGAACACCGGCGTCCTGCTTGCCGCCGAAGGGTCCGAGGTCGTGGAAACTCTGAACGAGCTTGGCAACCGCGGCGTCGAGGTCCTTTCCTGCGGCATCTGTCTCGACTTCTTCAAGAAGAAGGAAACGCTCGCGGCGGGCGGGGTGACCAACATGTTCACCATCGCCGAAACGATGCTCGCGGCGCGCTCGGTGGTGCGGCTGTAA